One genomic segment of Agromyces intestinalis includes these proteins:
- a CDS encoding ArsR/SmtB family transcription factor, translated as MADIFDVVADSTRRDILAVLLDRETDAPQSGGEISVSEIVAVLGASQPTVSKHLKVLRETGLVAVREEGQHRYYRLDRAPLEELEDWLIPFLAQDAAADAAKLASADEHDSALNDEQLAFAAKLGKAFAETAHSVSSVVGPLRKG; from the coding sequence ATGGCGGACATCTTCGACGTGGTGGCGGACTCGACCCGGCGCGACATCCTCGCCGTACTCCTCGATCGCGAGACCGACGCGCCGCAGTCGGGTGGCGAGATCAGCGTGTCCGAGATCGTCGCCGTGCTGGGTGCCAGCCAGCCGACCGTGTCGAAGCACCTCAAGGTGCTGCGCGAGACGGGCCTCGTCGCCGTGCGCGAGGAGGGCCAGCACCGCTACTACCGGCTCGATCGCGCCCCGCTCGAAGAGCTGGAAGACTGGCTCATCCCGTTCCTCGCGCAGGACGCCGCGGCGGATGCGGCCAAGCTCGCCTCGGCCGATGAGCACGACAGCGCCCTGAACGACGAGCAGCTCGCGTTCGCTGCGAAGCTCGGCAAGGCGTTCGCCGAGACCGCCCATTCGGTCAGCTCGGTCGTCGGGCCGCTGCGCAAGGGCTGA
- a CDS encoding TrkH family potassium uptake protein: MRRRGPAALRAPQRSWLGRTRDAVDAFVRTSPSRFAITVFTGLILLFTLLFSLPVARSGPGTAVPLHDAFFTAVSVICVTGLSTVDMATYWSPFGNLLVFVGVNIGGVGVLTLATTLGLVISRRLGLRAKLLAASDSNPSRLHVGPVAERQAVRLGEVGGLLVTVAVSALVIETTVAVAMIPSMFAAGYDAFHSIWYAFYYSAMAFTNTGFTPNPGGLEPFMHDYWMQSWLMVGVFLGSLGFPVIFALARGWRQPRRWSLHVKLTLTTTIILFIAGAVMYILLEHGNPATYGRLDAGPTIFQSMFMSVMARSGGFATVNMHDLYGSSQLVTDMLMFVGGGSASTAGGIKVTTLAVLFLAAFAEARGTPSMEAFGRRIPRDMLRLSVAVVLWGSTIVAAASIAILQISKQPFDYVLFDVISAFATCGLTTGLTADLPPAGVYVMAFTMFFGRVGTVTLAAALAATTRRQLYKRPEERPIVG; the protein is encoded by the coding sequence GTGAGGCGGAGGGGACCTGCGGCGCTTCGCGCTCCCCAACGGAGCTGGCTCGGCCGGACCCGCGACGCCGTCGACGCCTTCGTGCGCACGTCGCCGTCGCGCTTCGCGATCACCGTGTTCACTGGGCTCATCCTGCTGTTCACACTGCTGTTCTCGCTGCCCGTCGCCCGCTCGGGGCCCGGCACGGCCGTGCCGCTGCACGACGCGTTCTTCACCGCCGTCTCGGTGATCTGCGTCACCGGCCTGTCGACGGTCGACATGGCCACCTACTGGTCGCCGTTCGGCAACCTGCTCGTGTTCGTCGGCGTGAACATCGGCGGTGTCGGCGTGCTCACGCTCGCGACCACCCTCGGCCTGGTCATCTCGCGCCGGCTCGGTCTGCGGGCCAAGCTGCTCGCCGCGAGCGACTCGAACCCGTCGCGGCTGCACGTGGGCCCGGTGGCCGAGCGGCAGGCGGTACGACTCGGCGAGGTGGGCGGGCTGCTGGTCACGGTCGCGGTCAGCGCCCTGGTCATCGAGACGACGGTCGCCGTGGCGATGATCCCGAGCATGTTCGCGGCCGGCTACGACGCGTTCCACTCGATCTGGTACGCGTTCTACTACTCGGCGATGGCGTTCACGAACACGGGCTTCACCCCGAACCCGGGTGGCCTCGAACCGTTCATGCACGACTACTGGATGCAGTCGTGGCTCATGGTCGGGGTGTTCCTCGGCAGCCTCGGCTTCCCGGTGATCTTCGCGCTCGCGCGCGGGTGGCGGCAGCCGCGCCGGTGGAGCCTGCACGTGAAGCTCACGCTGACCACGACGATCATCCTGTTCATCGCCGGCGCCGTCATGTACATCCTGCTCGAGCACGGCAACCCGGCCACGTACGGCAGGCTCGACGCCGGGCCGACGATCTTCCAGTCGATGTTCATGTCGGTGATGGCGCGCTCGGGCGGATTCGCGACCGTGAACATGCACGACCTGTACGGCTCGAGCCAGCTCGTCACCGACATGCTCATGTTCGTCGGCGGCGGCTCGGCGTCGACCGCGGGCGGCATCAAGGTCACGACCCTCGCGGTGCTGTTCCTCGCCGCATTCGCGGAGGCGCGCGGCACGCCGTCGATGGAGGCGTTCGGGCGACGCATCCCGCGCGACATGCTGCGCCTCTCGGTCGCGGTCGTGCTGTGGGGGTCGACGATCGTGGCCGCCGCGTCGATCGCGATCCTGCAGATCTCGAAGCAGCCCTTCGACTATGTGCTGTTCGACGTGATCTCGGCGTTCGCCACCTGCGGCCTGACGACGGGACTCACCGCCGACCTGCCGCCCGCCGGCGTGTACGTCATGGCCTTCACCATGTTCTTCGGGCGCGTCGGCACGGTGACCCTCGCGGCCGCCCTCGCCGCGACGACCCGTCGACAGCTGTACAAACGACCGGAAGAGAGGCCCATCGTTGGTTGA
- a CDS encoding GNAT family N-acetyltransferase, whose amino-acid sequence MLRDELVIRTTREDDWQAVRALRLEMLRDTPLAYAETLDHALQVEEPEWRQRARRGETPGQTSVVAIEGERWVGQMGGWLPQGESVPLLVGVYVAPDRRGEASGVARALLDAIETWARGYGDTLRLEVHEHNPRAIRFYEKLGFSFTGRSRDYELEPGGLELEMIKRLA is encoded by the coding sequence ATGCTCCGCGATGAACTCGTCATCCGTACGACCCGAGAAGACGACTGGCAGGCGGTGCGCGCGCTGCGGCTCGAGATGCTGCGCGACACGCCGCTCGCCTACGCCGAGACCCTCGACCACGCGCTGCAGGTCGAGGAACCCGAGTGGCGCCAGCGCGCGCGCCGCGGCGAGACGCCCGGGCAGACCTCGGTGGTCGCGATCGAGGGCGAGCGCTGGGTCGGGCAGATGGGCGGATGGCTCCCTCAGGGCGAATCCGTGCCGCTGCTGGTCGGCGTGTACGTGGCGCCCGACCGCCGCGGCGAGGCATCCGGGGTCGCGCGCGCCCTGTTGGACGCGATCGAGACGTGGGCGCGCGGATACGGCGACACGCTGCGCCTCGAGGTGCACGAGCACAACCCGCGGGCCATCCGCTTCTACGAGAAGCTCGGCTTCTCGTTCACCGGCCGCAGCCGCGACTACGAGCTCGAGCCGGGCGGCCTCGAACTCGAGATGATCAAGCGCCTCGCCTGA
- a CDS encoding histidine phosphatase family protein, with amino-acid sequence MPADQIHLVRHGEVFNPQGVLYGRLEGYGLSELGHRMAQSAADDLVARSRTVAALVSSPLQRTRQSAEPIAAAFGLEASIDERLIEPENRFEGKRMTGRDSALRDVRNWAYLVNPWEPSWGEPFRSIATRMLHAVEDAWSSVDGGDAVLVSHQLPIWMVHRRLAGKGLPHDPRRRRCALSSITTLERRGDRFVEVGYTDPAAGLGAQATDVGAV; translated from the coding sequence GTGCCGGCCGACCAGATCCATCTCGTGCGCCATGGCGAGGTGTTCAACCCGCAGGGCGTGCTGTACGGGCGACTCGAGGGGTACGGGCTGAGCGAGCTCGGGCACCGCATGGCGCAGTCCGCCGCCGACGACCTCGTCGCGCGCTCGCGGACGGTCGCGGCGCTGGTGAGCTCACCGCTGCAGCGCACGCGCCAGTCGGCGGAGCCGATCGCCGCGGCATTCGGGCTCGAGGCATCCATCGATGAGCGCCTCATCGAACCCGAGAATCGATTCGAGGGCAAGCGCATGACCGGCCGCGACTCCGCCCTTCGCGACGTGCGCAACTGGGCGTACCTCGTCAACCCGTGGGAGCCGAGCTGGGGCGAGCCGTTCCGCTCGATCGCGACGCGGATGCTGCACGCCGTCGAGGACGCGTGGTCGAGCGTCGACGGCGGCGACGCCGTGCTCGTCAGCCACCAGCTTCCGATCTGGATGGTCCACCGTCGCCTCGCGGGCAAGGGGCTCCCGCACGACCCCCGCCGCCGCCGCTGCGCGCTGTCGAGCATCACGACGCTCGAGCGACGCGGCGACCGCTTCGTCGAGGTCGGCTACACGGATCCTGCCGCCGGGCTGGGCGCGCAGGCCACCGATGTGGGGGCGGTGTGA
- a CDS encoding potassium channel family protein — protein MVDRIRHDAPVLVIGLGRFGAATAGQLDRLGREVLAVDTDENLVGKWADRVTHAVVADAKSIDALKQIGAQDFSIAVCAVGSSVEASVLITANLVDLKIPQIWAKAISASHGKILERIGANHVIYPEREAGERTAHLVSGRMLDFIEFDDDFALVKMYPPKPIRGKNLTESGVRSRHRVTVVGVKSPGKPFTYATEQTVVSNHDLIIVSGTEGDIEKFAALE, from the coding sequence TTGGTTGATCGCATCAGACATGACGCCCCGGTGCTCGTCATCGGACTCGGGCGGTTCGGCGCGGCCACAGCCGGTCAGCTCGACCGCCTCGGCCGCGAGGTACTCGCCGTCGACACCGACGAGAACCTCGTGGGGAAGTGGGCCGACCGCGTGACGCACGCGGTGGTCGCCGACGCGAAGTCGATCGACGCGCTGAAGCAGATCGGCGCGCAGGACTTCTCGATCGCGGTGTGCGCGGTCGGCTCATCGGTCGAGGCATCCGTGCTCATCACCGCGAACCTCGTCGACCTGAAGATCCCGCAGATCTGGGCCAAGGCGATCTCGGCGTCGCACGGCAAGATCCTCGAGCGCATCGGCGCGAACCACGTCATCTACCCCGAGCGCGAGGCCGGTGAGCGCACCGCGCACCTGGTGAGCGGCCGGATGCTCGATTTCATCGAGTTCGATGACGACTTCGCGCTCGTGAAGATGTACCCGCCGAAGCCGATCCGGGGCAAGAACCTCACCGAGTCGGGGGTGCGTTCGCGCCACCGGGTCACGGTGGTCGGGGTGAAGAGCCCGGGCAAGCCGTTCACGTACGCGACCGAGCAGACGGTCGTGTCGAACCACGACCTGATCATCGTCTCGGGCACCGAGGGCGACATCGAGAAATTCGCGGCGCTCGAGTAG
- the aspS gene encoding aspartate--tRNA(Asn) ligase, which yields MPVTARTLVKHLAARADGAVTVSGWVETVRDQKKVQFVILRDESGAVQLVNPATRELADDAGPKASAALALTEAISGLSHGSFLTVTGELKHDERVKLGGIEIKIATLEVVSAAPAEPPIAADSSLDKRLDWRYLDLRQPKHNLIFRIQTTLEHAWRTWWVDNGFIEIHTPKLMSSPSESRAELFQLDYFELGTAYLAQSPQHFKQMAQAAGFGKIFEISPVFRADPSFTSRHATEFISVDAEISWIDSHEDVMAMQEQLLAAGFEAVVEKHGDEIREQFGIELAVPALPFPRIPLHEARDIVKARGYEIPRTDGDLDPEGERQIAAHVKETYGHDFVFVTDYPTGIRPFYHMVDPETGLTKSYDLIYNGTEITTGAQREHRVEVLEEQARAKGLDPEGLEHYLDFFRYGIPPHGGFGMGLARVLMLMLGEASIREVTFLFRGPTRLAP from the coding sequence ATGCCCGTGACCGCACGCACCCTCGTCAAGCACCTCGCCGCCCGCGCCGACGGCGCCGTCACCGTCTCGGGATGGGTCGAGACCGTCCGCGACCAGAAGAAGGTGCAGTTCGTCATCCTGCGCGATGAGTCGGGTGCGGTGCAGCTGGTGAACCCCGCCACGCGCGAGCTCGCCGACGACGCCGGGCCCAAGGCATCCGCAGCCCTCGCCCTCACCGAGGCCATCTCGGGCCTCTCGCACGGCTCGTTCCTCACGGTCACCGGTGAGCTGAAGCACGACGAGCGCGTGAAGCTCGGCGGCATCGAGATCAAGATCGCGACCCTCGAGGTCGTCTCGGCAGCACCCGCCGAGCCGCCCATCGCCGCCGACTCGTCGCTCGACAAGCGCCTCGACTGGCGCTATCTCGACCTGCGCCAGCCGAAGCACAACCTGATCTTCCGCATCCAGACCACGCTCGAGCACGCGTGGCGCACCTGGTGGGTCGACAACGGCTTCATCGAGATCCACACCCCGAAGCTCATGTCGAGCCCCTCCGAGTCGCGCGCCGAACTCTTCCAGCTCGACTACTTCGAGCTCGGCACCGCGTACCTCGCGCAGAGCCCGCAGCACTTCAAGCAGATGGCCCAGGCCGCCGGCTTCGGCAAGATCTTCGAGATCAGCCCGGTGTTCCGCGCCGACCCGTCGTTCACCTCGCGGCACGCGACCGAGTTCATCTCGGTCGACGCCGAGATCAGCTGGATCGACTCCCACGAAGACGTCATGGCGATGCAGGAGCAACTGCTCGCCGCCGGTTTCGAGGCCGTGGTCGAGAAGCATGGCGACGAGATCCGCGAGCAGTTCGGCATCGAGCTCGCGGTGCCCGCGCTGCCGTTCCCGCGCATCCCGCTGCACGAGGCACGCGACATCGTGAAGGCCCGCGGGTACGAGATCCCTCGCACCGACGGCGACCTCGACCCCGAGGGCGAGCGCCAGATCGCCGCGCACGTGAAAGAGACGTACGGCCACGACTTCGTGTTCGTGACCGACTACCCCACCGGCATCCGGCCGTTCTATCACATGGTCGATCCCGAGACCGGGCTCACCAAGAGCTACGACCTGATCTACAACGGCACCGAGATCACGACCGGCGCGCAGCGCGAGCACCGCGTCGAGGTGCTCGAGGAGCAGGCCAGGGCGAAGGGCCTCGACCCCGAGGGCCTCGAGCACTACCTCGACTTCTTCCGCTACGGCATCCCGCCGCACGGCGGTTTCGGCATGGGCCTGGCACGCGTGCTCATGCTCATGCTCGGTGAGGCGTCGATCCGGGAGGTGACGTTCCTGTTCCGCGGGCCGACGCGCCTCGCACCGTAA
- a CDS encoding TlpA family protein disulfide reductase, with protein sequence MPRSGPRYARFARYSAGGVVLALLLTGCTSDPLADQYREGSGKNYIAGDGTIAEFAPDSREDPVVFSGETVDGGAFDSADAAGEVMVVNFWYAGCAPCRVEAPILQQVHDDYGDEVAFVGVNVRDQAGTARPFEDDFAITYPSILDADEGRVQLAFAGKVPPAAVPTTLVLDREGRVAARILGQVKDASILTTIVDGVLDEGA encoded by the coding sequence ATGCCTCGGAGCGGGCCTCGATACGCTCGCTTCGCTCGCTACTCGGCCGGCGGCGTAGTGCTCGCGCTGCTGCTCACCGGCTGCACCTCCGACCCGCTCGCCGACCAGTACCGCGAGGGCAGTGGCAAGAACTACATCGCCGGCGACGGCACGATCGCCGAGTTCGCACCCGACTCGCGCGAGGATCCGGTCGTCTTCTCGGGTGAGACGGTCGACGGCGGCGCGTTCGACTCGGCCGACGCGGCCGGCGAGGTCATGGTCGTGAACTTCTGGTACGCGGGCTGCGCGCCCTGCCGGGTCGAGGCGCCGATCCTGCAGCAGGTGCACGACGACTACGGCGACGAGGTCGCCTTCGTCGGTGTCAACGTGCGCGACCAGGCCGGCACCGCGCGCCCCTTCGAGGACGACTTCGCCATCACCTACCCGTCGATTCTCGACGCCGACGAGGGCCGGGTGCAGCTCGCGTTCGCGGGCAAGGTGCCGCCGGCGGCGGTGCCGACCACGCTCGTGCTCGATCGCGAGGGTCGGGTCGCGGCGCGCATTCTCGGCCAGGTGAAGGATGCCTCGATCCTCACGACCATCGTCGACGGCGTGCTCGACGAGGGCGCCTGA
- a CDS encoding 30S ribosomal protein bS22 has translation MGSVIKKRRKRMAKKKHRKLLRKTRHQRRNKK, from the coding sequence ATGGGTTCCGTCATCAAGAAGCGTCGCAAGCGCATGGCGAAGAAGAAGCACCGCAAGCTTCTTCGCAAGACGCGCCACCAGCGTCGCAACAAGAAGTAG
- a CDS encoding cytochrome c biogenesis CcdA family protein codes for MGPGELVFSGQLLVAIPIALAAGLISFLSPCVLPLVPGYLGYLGGFTDASADAAVERRNRRRLLAGVALFVAGFTVIFLTYTVLAGVAGAWLRTWQDPITRVLGVVLIVMGLVFVGQFTFLQRQFKPSWRPATGLAGAPLLGVVFGLGWTPCIGPALAAVLSLSLNSESAWRGAVLGLAYCIGLGIPFLLVALGFGWVTGSMAFLRRHIRTINLIGGGLLIVIGLVMVSGLWTAWMSELQGVMRGIDLVL; via the coding sequence ATGGGGCCGGGCGAGCTCGTCTTCAGCGGGCAGTTGCTGGTCGCGATCCCGATCGCGCTGGCCGCGGGACTGATCTCGTTCCTCTCGCCGTGCGTGCTGCCGCTGGTGCCGGGCTACCTCGGGTACCTGGGCGGTTTCACGGATGCCTCGGCCGACGCCGCGGTCGAACGGCGCAACCGCCGACGGCTGCTCGCCGGGGTGGCGCTGTTCGTCGCGGGGTTCACCGTGATCTTCTTGACGTACACGGTGCTCGCCGGCGTCGCCGGGGCGTGGCTGCGCACCTGGCAGGACCCGATCACGCGCGTGCTCGGCGTGGTGCTCATCGTGATGGGGCTCGTGTTCGTCGGACAGTTCACGTTCCTGCAGCGCCAGTTCAAGCCGTCGTGGCGGCCCGCGACGGGCCTGGCCGGTGCGCCGCTGCTCGGCGTGGTGTTCGGCCTCGGCTGGACGCCGTGCATCGGCCCGGCGCTGGCCGCCGTGCTGAGCCTCAGCCTCAACAGCGAGTCGGCGTGGCGTGGCGCGGTGCTCGGGCTCGCGTACTGCATCGGGCTCGGCATCCCGTTCCTGTTGGTCGCCCTGGGCTTCGGCTGGGTGACCGGCTCGATGGCATTCCTGCGGCGGCATATCCGAACCATCAACCTCATCGGCGGCGGGCTGCTGATCGTGATCGGACTGGTCATGGTCAGCGGTCTCTGGACGGCCTGGATGAGCGAACTCCAGGGGGTGATGCGTGGCATCGACCTCGTCCTCTGA
- a CDS encoding ABC transporter ATP-binding protein: MTTVIRTSALVKRFGRTTALDGLDLEVAQGSVHGFLGPNGAGKSTTIRILLGLARATSGEASVFDREPWTHAAALHRRIAYVPGDVALWPNLTGGEAIDLLSRLRGGTADRAAYAKRKQALAEAFEFDPRKKGRAYSKGNRQKVALVAAFATPADLYILDEPTSGLDPLMAQVFAREVDRVAEAGATVLLSSHILSEVEELCDRVSIIRAGRVVESGTLADLRRLTRTEISFAADGLVPDAAAGLAGAHDLRVDHGRVSFTVDSAAVAGVLPELGRLGVTGLTVAPPSLEELFLRQYGDEIAAGRPGAQA; this comes from the coding sequence ATGACCACCGTGATCCGCACGTCGGCGCTCGTGAAGCGCTTCGGCCGCACCACCGCGCTCGACGGCCTCGACCTCGAAGTCGCGCAGGGATCGGTGCACGGATTCCTCGGCCCCAACGGCGCGGGCAAGTCGACCACGATCCGGATCCTGCTCGGCCTCGCCCGGGCGACCTCGGGCGAGGCATCCGTCTTCGACCGGGAGCCGTGGACCCATGCGGCCGCCCTGCACCGCCGCATCGCCTACGTGCCCGGCGACGTCGCCCTGTGGCCGAACCTCACGGGCGGCGAGGCCATCGACCTGCTGTCGCGACTGCGCGGCGGCACCGCCGATCGCGCCGCGTACGCGAAACGCAAGCAGGCGCTCGCCGAGGCGTTCGAGTTCGATCCGCGCAAGAAGGGCCGCGCCTACTCGAAGGGCAACCGGCAGAAGGTCGCGCTCGTCGCCGCGTTCGCGACGCCCGCCGACCTGTACATCCTCGACGAGCCGACCAGCGGACTCGACCCGCTCATGGCGCAGGTGTTCGCGCGCGAGGTCGACCGGGTCGCCGAGGCCGGGGCGACCGTGCTGCTGTCGAGCCACATCCTGAGCGAGGTCGAGGAGCTCTGCGACCGGGTGAGCATCATCCGCGCGGGCCGTGTGGTCGAATCGGGCACGCTGGCCGACCTGCGCCGCCTGACCCGCACCGAGATCTCGTTCGCCGCCGACGGGCTCGTGCCCGATGCGGCCGCGGGCCTCGCCGGGGCGCACGACCTGCGCGTCGACCACGGGCGGGTGAGCTTCACCGTCGACTCCGCAGCGGTCGCGGGCGTGCTGCCCGAACTCGGCCGGCTCGGGGTCACGGGGCTCACCGTCGCGCCGCCTTCACTCGAGGAGCTGTTCCTGCGGCAGTACGGTGACGAGATCGCGGCCGGCCGCCCCGGGGCGCAGGCGTGA
- a CDS encoding amino acid deaminase, with translation MSADRLIALDRAAELAVADDLPGALALLPWLVSSIALDRASGGFDAWGRSTVIDEHAGEVLRRSTFEGLHAIAGLGEDAAWPIGNAGLLHVYGYLLSTVPTPWGLKRERWLGGELANAYGGPPERFHPWAGPGTLLERVTADASELLSRPDARRRTRRVDGVDTVIAVSPATDVPGRPAALAYGLDDGRGIRIVTTFPVASDPAAVLEEFETSAPGLRWNAAPPLAP, from the coding sequence ATGTCCGCCGACCGCCTCATCGCCCTCGATCGCGCCGCCGAGCTCGCGGTCGCCGATGATCTGCCCGGCGCGCTCGCACTGCTGCCGTGGCTCGTGTCGTCGATCGCGCTCGACCGGGCCTCGGGCGGGTTCGACGCGTGGGGTCGGTCGACCGTGATCGACGAGCACGCCGGCGAGGTACTGCGTCGCAGCACGTTCGAGGGCCTGCACGCGATCGCGGGGCTCGGCGAGGACGCCGCCTGGCCGATCGGCAACGCCGGCCTGCTGCACGTCTACGGCTACCTGCTGTCGACGGTGCCGACGCCCTGGGGTCTGAAGCGCGAGCGATGGCTCGGCGGCGAGCTCGCCAACGCCTACGGCGGGCCGCCCGAGCGGTTCCATCCGTGGGCGGGGCCGGGCACGCTGCTCGAGCGGGTCACGGCGGATGCCTCGGAGCTGCTGTCCCGCCCCGACGCGCGTCGCCGCACGCGGCGCGTCGACGGCGTGGACACCGTGATCGCCGTGTCGCCCGCAACCGACGTTCCGGGACGGCCCGCGGCACTCGCCTACGGCCTCGACGATGGGCGCGGCATCCGGATCGTCACGACCTTCCCCGTGGCATCCGACCCGGCCGCGGTGCTCGAGGAGTTCGAGACCTCCGCGCCTGGCCTGCGCTGGAACGCCGCGCCGCCCCTCGCACCCTGA
- a CDS encoding formylglycine-generating enzyme family protein encodes MVDLTPLVPIPAGRFLMGSAEFSADETPVHVREVATFELEQHPVTNEQFAAFVADTGYVTVAERDLDPADFPGVDPAVLVPGGLVFTPTAGPVDLGDWSQWWRWRAGATWREPGWPGPTADERPRHPVVMVAYEDAATYAAWAGRRLPTEAEFEYAARGGLEGARFAWGDEEFPGGRLMVNRWQGRFPYENTGAAGWVGPSPVGTFPPNGYGLVDMTGNVWEWTTDAYAPRHVVPGLADTAVDAGGRRNLLGSASGETSGEASEVRRVLKGGSHLCSPEYCLRYRPAARSPQSEDTATTHIGFRCAR; translated from the coding sequence ATGGTCGACCTGACCCCGTTGGTGCCGATCCCCGCCGGGCGGTTCCTCATGGGCTCGGCCGAGTTCTCGGCCGACGAGACGCCCGTGCACGTACGCGAGGTCGCGACGTTCGAACTCGAGCAGCACCCCGTGACGAACGAGCAGTTCGCCGCATTCGTGGCCGATACCGGCTACGTGACGGTCGCCGAGCGCGACCTCGACCCGGCCGACTTCCCGGGCGTCGACCCCGCCGTCCTCGTGCCCGGCGGCCTCGTCTTCACTCCCACCGCTGGGCCGGTCGACCTGGGTGACTGGTCGCAGTGGTGGCGCTGGCGAGCGGGTGCCACGTGGCGCGAGCCCGGCTGGCCCGGGCCGACGGCCGACGAGCGGCCGCGACATCCGGTCGTCATGGTCGCCTACGAGGATGCCGCGACCTATGCCGCGTGGGCCGGCCGCCGCCTGCCGACCGAGGCGGAGTTCGAGTACGCCGCGCGCGGCGGGCTCGAGGGCGCCCGATTCGCCTGGGGCGACGAGGAGTTCCCGGGCGGCCGGCTGATGGTGAACCGGTGGCAGGGGCGGTTCCCGTATGAGAACACCGGCGCGGCGGGCTGGGTCGGGCCCTCACCCGTCGGCACGTTCCCCCCGAACGGCTACGGCTTGGTCGACATGACGGGCAACGTCTGGGAGTGGACGACCGACGCGTACGCGCCGCGGCACGTGGTGCCCGGGCTCGCCGATACCGCCGTCGACGCCGGCGGTCGACGCAACCTGCTCGGCTCGGCGTCGGGCGAGACATCCGGCGAGGCATCCGAGGTGCGCCGGGTGCTCAAGGGCGGGTCGCACCTCTGCTCGCCCGAGTACTGCCTGCGCTACCGCCCGGCCGCCCGCTCGCCGCAGTCCGAAGACACGGCGACGACCCACATCGGCTTCCGCTGCGCGCGCTGA
- a CDS encoding glutaredoxin family protein, whose product MTARTIRLTLIGKPGCHLCDDAREVVGAVRDEVAATPDAPTIDYDELSILDDAALADRFAEEIPVVLIDGEMHTYWHVDPVRLKSALLG is encoded by the coding sequence GTGACCGCACGCACCATCCGCCTCACGCTCATCGGCAAGCCCGGCTGCCACCTCTGCGACGATGCGCGCGAGGTCGTCGGCGCCGTGCGCGACGAGGTGGCGGCGACGCCCGACGCGCCGACGATCGACTACGACGAACTGTCGATCCTCGACGACGCGGCGCTCGCCGACCGGTTCGCCGAGGAGATCCCCGTCGTGCTCATCGACGGCGAGATGCACACATACTGGCACGTCGACCCGGTGCGCCTGAAGTCGGCACTCCTCGGCTGA